Proteins encoded in a region of the Isosphaeraceae bacterium EP7 genome:
- a CDS encoding CPBP family intramembrane glutamic endopeptidase: MRTKTTNAIPRSPRTRPRSRFGYDHRWWGEAPPPAAVDSSYWSATRRPIPCLLFILPALLAYELGVAWLGGGSGTIRAGADSWMRHALGVLGLTDRWLPPLGLVLALVGWQAVDRRDWKFSPMLLPGMAAESLLLAVALIGLSRVVDLGFTQMDGPEVLAAGLAHPAAPLVGFLGAGLYEEALFRLALVPLIYGAARLILLPGVIAGTLAISGSALLFSLAHHAGAPGESFTWFAFIFRWLAGVYFAWVFVARGFGVAVGTHTAYDVIVGWFGWHF, translated from the coding sequence GTGCGCACGAAAACGACGAATGCCATCCCCCGATCTCCCCGGACGCGGCCAAGGTCGCGGTTCGGATATGACCACCGATGGTGGGGCGAGGCCCCCCCGCCGGCGGCCGTCGACTCGTCGTACTGGTCGGCCACCCGCAGGCCGATCCCCTGCCTCCTCTTCATCTTGCCCGCGCTGTTGGCCTATGAGCTTGGCGTCGCCTGGCTGGGCGGGGGCTCGGGCACAATCCGGGCGGGGGCCGATTCTTGGATGCGGCACGCGCTGGGCGTCCTGGGCCTGACTGATCGATGGCTCCCGCCGCTGGGCCTGGTGCTGGCGCTCGTCGGCTGGCAGGCGGTCGACCGCCGCGACTGGAAGTTCTCGCCCATGCTCTTGCCGGGCATGGCCGCGGAGAGCCTGCTCCTGGCCGTGGCCCTGATCGGCCTGAGCCGCGTTGTCGACCTGGGGTTTACCCAGATGGACGGGCCCGAGGTCCTGGCTGCGGGCCTGGCGCATCCGGCGGCCCCCCTGGTCGGGTTCCTGGGGGCGGGGCTCTATGAGGAGGCCCTCTTCCGCCTGGCACTCGTCCCCTTGATTTACGGGGCCGCGCGGCTGATCCTTTTGCCGGGGGTCATCGCCGGCACGCTGGCGATCAGCGGCTCGGCCCTGCTGTTCTCGCTGGCCCATCATGCGGGGGCGCCCGGCGAGTCGTTCACCTGGTTCGCATTCATCTTCCGCTGGCTGGCCGGGGTCTACTTCGCCTGGGTGTTCGTGGCCCGCGGGTTCGGCGTGGCCGTCGGCACGCATACTGCTTACGACGTGATCGTTGGCTGGTTCGGCTGGCACTTCTAG
- a CDS encoding metallophosphoesterase, with protein sequence MRFIHLSDVHVWRYAWKPWKLFSKRAVGMIELVSGRAGRFRLERLEEVVARIEALNADHVLITGDLTTTALRHEFHVARAALEPLLVDPERATVIPGNHDRYTWGSVRSKEFETHFGEFAPRSTFPWLRRLDERTAILGLDPTRSHLSATGRLPEKQFAEARALLADEANRPERLIVACHYPLEAPTFWAGELAKKRMKNAPEVEAWLAGLGPHLYCCGHVHAAWAFRPRAVPEQLCLNAGAPLMHDKIGTRPPGFLEVELHEGIVSVLHHAWVENDRWEVRPMHQDPAFFDVGERAAGTA encoded by the coding sequence GTGCGATTCATCCACCTATCCGATGTTCACGTCTGGCGTTACGCCTGGAAGCCCTGGAAGCTGTTCAGCAAACGCGCCGTCGGCATGATCGAGCTGGTTTCGGGCCGCGCCGGTCGGTTCCGCCTGGAACGTCTCGAAGAGGTCGTCGCGCGGATCGAGGCGCTCAACGCCGACCATGTGCTGATCACCGGCGACCTGACCACTACGGCGCTGCGGCACGAGTTCCACGTCGCCAGGGCCGCCCTCGAGCCGCTGCTGGTCGACCCCGAGCGTGCCACGGTGATCCCCGGGAACCATGATCGGTACACCTGGGGTTCGGTGCGGTCCAAGGAGTTCGAGACGCACTTCGGCGAGTTCGCCCCCAGGTCGACGTTCCCCTGGCTGCGCCGGCTCGACGAGCGCACGGCCATCCTGGGGCTTGATCCGACGCGTTCTCACCTCTCGGCCACCGGCCGGCTCCCTGAGAAGCAATTCGCGGAGGCCAGGGCGCTGCTGGCCGACGAAGCGAACCGGCCCGAGCGGCTGATCGTGGCGTGCCACTATCCGCTGGAGGCCCCGACCTTCTGGGCCGGTGAACTGGCCAAGAAGCGGATGAAGAACGCGCCCGAGGTGGAGGCCTGGCTCGCCGGCCTGGGGCCTCACCTCTATTGCTGCGGCCACGTCCACGCAGCCTGGGCGTTCCGACCCCGGGCCGTCCCCGAACAGCTCTGCCTCAACGCCGGGGCGCCCTTGATGCACGACAAGATCGGGACAAGGCCGCCGGGGTTCCTGGAAGTCGAGCTGCACGAAGGGATCGTGAGCGTGCTGCATCACGCCTGGGTGGAGAACGACCGCTGGGAAGTGCGGCCGATGCACCAGGATCCGGCATTCTTCGACGTCGGCGAGCGGGCCGCCGGCACCGCCTGA
- the atpC gene encoding ATP synthase F1 subunit epsilon translates to MSTADFAEAHAGKKPGDRIQCLVVTPEKTIIDEMVDFVAVPLHDGELGILPGRSPVIGRLGYGELRTKVGDQVRRYFVDRGFVQVRDDVVTVLTSRAIPAAAIEAGAAKAELAKAQAIRAVGDLEQDDRERAIGRARALVHVATK, encoded by the coding sequence ATGTCCACGGCCGATTTCGCCGAGGCCCACGCCGGAAAGAAGCCGGGCGACCGCATCCAATGCCTGGTCGTCACGCCCGAGAAGACCATCATCGACGAGATGGTCGACTTCGTCGCCGTCCCCCTGCACGACGGGGAACTGGGCATCCTGCCCGGACGCTCCCCCGTCATCGGCCGGCTCGGCTATGGCGAGCTGCGGACCAAGGTCGGCGACCAGGTCCGCCGCTACTTCGTCGACCGCGGCTTCGTCCAGGTCCGCGACGACGTCGTGACCGTCCTGACCAGCCGAGCCATCCCGGCCGCCGCCATCGAAGCCGGCGCGGCCAAGGCCGAGCTCGCCAAGGCGCAGGCCATCCGGGCCGTCGGCGACCTCGAACAGGACGACCGCGAGCGGGCCATCGGCCGGGCCCGGGCCCTCGTCCACGTCGCCACCAAGTAA
- the atpD gene encoding F0F1 ATP synthase subunit beta, which produces MATATATGRIAQVIGSTFDAEFDEGHLPEIYNAIVVDTDQKGVRIHLVGEVQQHLGGNRVRCVALGSTDGLVRGMPVQDTGGPVSVPVGKGTLGRVFNLLGDPIDGRGSVPHEERWPIHRDPPRFDELSPKTEMLETGIKVIDLLTPFVRGGKIGLFGGAGLGKTVILTELIARIAKVHSGYSVFAGVGERTREGNDLWLEMQETKIGSSGKSVIDSTVMCFGQMNEPPGARLRVALSALTMAEWFRDSTGADTLLFIDNIFRFSQAGSEVSALLGRMPSNVGYQPTLATEMGALQERITSTNKGAITSVQAVYVPADDMTDPAPATTFGFLDAFIVLSRSISEKGIYPAVDPLGSSSRILDPQYVGEEHYEVARRVQTILQRYRELRDIIAILGVDELSEDDKTIVHRARRIERFLSQPFFVAEVFINKPGQYTTLADTIRSFREICDGKWDHLPESAFLYVGSVEMAEEQAKKMAR; this is translated from the coding sequence ATGGCCACCGCGACCGCGACGGGACGGATCGCCCAAGTGATCGGCTCGACCTTCGACGCCGAGTTCGACGAAGGGCACCTGCCGGAGATCTACAACGCCATCGTCGTGGACACCGACCAGAAGGGCGTCCGGATCCACCTGGTCGGCGAGGTCCAGCAGCACCTCGGCGGCAACCGGGTGCGCTGCGTGGCCCTGGGCTCGACCGACGGCCTGGTCCGCGGCATGCCCGTCCAGGACACCGGCGGGCCCGTCAGCGTCCCCGTCGGAAAGGGGACCCTCGGCCGCGTCTTCAACCTGCTCGGAGACCCGATCGACGGTCGCGGCTCGGTCCCCCATGAAGAGCGCTGGCCAATCCACCGCGACCCTCCTCGGTTCGACGAGTTGTCCCCCAAGACCGAGATGCTGGAAACCGGCATCAAGGTCATCGACTTGCTCACCCCGTTCGTCCGCGGCGGCAAGATCGGCCTCTTCGGCGGTGCCGGGCTGGGCAAGACGGTCATCCTCACCGAGCTGATCGCCCGCATCGCCAAGGTGCACAGCGGCTACTCGGTCTTCGCCGGGGTCGGTGAGCGCACCCGCGAGGGGAATGACCTCTGGCTGGAAATGCAGGAGACCAAGATCGGCTCCTCCGGCAAGAGCGTCATCGACAGCACCGTCATGTGCTTCGGCCAGATGAACGAGCCCCCCGGCGCCCGCCTCCGCGTCGCCCTCTCGGCGCTGACCATGGCCGAGTGGTTCCGCGACTCGACCGGTGCCGACACCCTGCTGTTCATCGACAACATCTTCCGGTTCAGCCAGGCCGGCTCCGAGGTCTCGGCCTTGCTGGGCCGGATGCCGTCGAACGTCGGCTACCAGCCCACGCTGGCCACCGAGATGGGTGCGCTCCAGGAGCGGATCACGTCCACCAACAAGGGGGCCATCACGTCGGTGCAGGCCGTCTACGTCCCGGCCGACGACATGACCGACCCCGCGCCGGCTACCACCTTCGGCTTCCTCGACGCCTTCATCGTCCTCTCGCGGTCGATCTCCGAGAAGGGGATCTACCCGGCCGTCGACCCGCTCGGCTCGTCCTCCCGAATTCTCGACCCGCAATACGTCGGCGAAGAGCATTACGAGGTCGCCCGCCGCGTCCAGACAATCCTCCAGCGCTACCGCGAGCTTCGCGACATCATCGCCATCCTCGGCGTCGATGAGCTGTCGGAAGACGACAAGACCATCGTCCATCGCGCCCGCCGCATCGAGCGGTTCCTGTCGCAGCCCTTCTTCGTCGCCGAGGTCTTCATCAACAAGCCCGGCCAGTACACCACCCTGGCCGACACCATCCGCTCCTTCCGCGAGATCTGCGACGGCAAGTGGGACCACCTGCCCGAGAGCGCCTTCCTTTACGTCGGCAGCGTCGAGATGGCCGAGGAACAGGCCAAGAAGATGGCCCGCTGA
- the atpG gene encoding ATP synthase F1 subunit gamma produces MAKARAIIKRRKSVQNIRKITRTMELIATARFKKALDRATEAEAYTRKIAELVADLGATAQNVSHPLLEPRAEVKRSLILVLTSNRGLAGGYNGNVIRAATRTYFDEQAEGVSTSVEVAGKRGISYFRFRGIPTDASFTQFDDKPQFEEIDAIAERYIGLYVRGQIDRLQVVYTKFINASRQQAVVTTLLPMTAVEVAETPAPIRHSAAFAAKAETPAARRVPYEFEPDARSILEEIVPVSFKVRLFKCFLDAAVSEQIARMVAMRGATENADSMVKSLTMLYNRARQAQITGELAEIIGAAAALE; encoded by the coding sequence ATGGCCAAGGCCCGCGCGATCATCAAGCGCCGCAAGTCGGTGCAGAACATCCGCAAGATCACCCGGACGATGGAGCTGATCGCCACCGCCCGATTCAAGAAGGCGCTGGATCGCGCCACCGAGGCCGAGGCCTACACTCGCAAGATCGCCGAGCTGGTGGCCGACCTGGGAGCGACGGCGCAGAACGTCAGCCACCCCTTGCTCGAGCCCAGGGCCGAGGTCAAGCGGTCGCTGATCCTGGTGCTCACCTCCAACCGCGGGCTGGCCGGCGGATACAACGGCAACGTGATCCGCGCCGCCACTCGCACCTATTTCGACGAGCAGGCCGAGGGCGTCTCCACCTCGGTGGAAGTCGCCGGTAAGCGCGGGATCTCCTACTTCCGGTTCCGCGGAATCCCCACCGACGCGTCGTTCACCCAGTTCGACGACAAGCCGCAGTTCGAGGAGATCGACGCGATCGCCGAGCGTTACATCGGCCTCTACGTCCGCGGCCAGATCGACCGGCTCCAGGTCGTCTACACCAAGTTCATCAACGCGTCCAGGCAGCAGGCCGTCGTCACCACACTGCTGCCGATGACCGCCGTTGAAGTCGCCGAGACCCCCGCCCCGATCCGCCACTCCGCCGCCTTCGCGGCGAAGGCCGAGACGCCGGCCGCCAGGCGCGTTCCCTACGAGTTCGAGCCCGACGCCCGCTCGATCCTCGAAGAGATCGTCCCCGTCTCGTTCAAGGTCCGGCTGTTCAAGTGCTTCCTCGACGCGGCCGTCAGCGAGCAGATCGCCCGGATGGTCGCCATGCGGGGGGCGACCGAGAACGCCGACTCGATGGTCAAGTCGCTCACCATGCTCTACAACCGGGCCCGCCAGGCCCAGATCACCGGCGAGTTGGCCGAGATCATCGGAGCCGCCGCGGCCCTCGAATAA
- the atpA gene encoding F0F1 ATP synthase subunit alpha, whose protein sequence is MKFRADEITSVIQREIEQFEAGVARSEVGRVLEVGDGIARIHGLSGVMTGEMVSFANGVKGVALNLEESSVGVIILGDFTGIREGETVTATGELLRVPVGEAMVGRVVNPLGAPIDNKGPIVTEHSRLVESIAPGIAARQPVDEPMQTGLKAVDAMTPIGRGQRQLIIGDRKTGKTAIAIDAILNQKGTGVICVYVAVAQKESTTAALVEVLRQNGAMDYTIVVASGASDPAPLQYLAPYAGCAMAEYFMYEKGGATLVVYDDLSKQAVAYRELSLLLRRPPGREAYPGDVFYAHSRLLERSAKLANKYVIVPESHDPKALIEDSAGVDGKVYIGVPGAEEAAHALKEHFSQGHKVVKTTNSGGSLTALPIIETLEGEVSAYIPTNVISITDGQIYLQPDLFFAGVRPAIDVGISVSRVGGKAQIGAMRKVAGGLRLDLAAFRELEAFAQLGTELDKATQLQLDRGYRMVELLKQPQYQPLNAVDQAMSIYAGSEGFLDEVPIKDVQRFEREFLHFVRDAKPALREQLLKEKKFNDQIISELKAALNEFKAAFRPTAVLVKTAAVAAV, encoded by the coding sequence ATGAAATTTCGAGCCGACGAGATCACTTCAGTCATTCAGCGTGAGATCGAGCAGTTCGAGGCCGGCGTCGCGCGGTCCGAAGTCGGCCGGGTCCTCGAGGTCGGCGACGGCATCGCCCGCATCCACGGGCTCTCGGGCGTCATGACCGGCGAGATGGTCTCCTTCGCCAACGGCGTCAAGGGCGTGGCACTGAACCTCGAAGAGTCGAGCGTCGGCGTCATCATCCTGGGCGACTTCACGGGCATCCGCGAGGGCGAGACGGTCACCGCCACCGGCGAGCTGCTGCGCGTCCCGGTCGGCGAGGCGATGGTCGGCCGGGTGGTCAACCCGCTCGGCGCGCCGATCGACAACAAGGGTCCGATCGTCACCGAGCACAGCCGCCTGGTCGAGTCGATCGCCCCGGGCATTGCCGCCCGGCAGCCCGTCGACGAGCCGATGCAGACCGGCCTGAAGGCCGTCGATGCGATGACGCCCATCGGCCGCGGCCAGCGTCAGCTCATCATCGGCGACCGCAAGACCGGCAAGACCGCAATCGCCATCGACGCCATCCTCAACCAGAAGGGGACCGGCGTCATCTGCGTGTACGTCGCCGTCGCCCAGAAGGAATCGACGACCGCCGCGCTCGTGGAAGTCCTTCGCCAGAACGGCGCGATGGACTACACCATCGTCGTCGCCTCAGGCGCCAGCGACCCGGCCCCGTTGCAGTACCTGGCCCCCTACGCCGGCTGCGCCATGGCCGAGTACTTCATGTACGAGAAGGGGGGCGCCACCCTCGTTGTGTACGACGACCTCTCCAAGCAGGCCGTCGCCTACCGCGAGCTGTCGCTGCTGCTCCGCCGCCCGCCGGGCCGCGAAGCCTACCCCGGCGACGTCTTCTACGCCCACAGCCGCCTGCTCGAGCGTTCGGCCAAGCTGGCCAACAAGTACGTCATCGTGCCCGAGTCGCACGACCCCAAGGCCCTGATCGAAGATTCGGCGGGTGTCGACGGCAAGGTCTACATCGGCGTGCCTGGCGCCGAAGAGGCGGCCCATGCGCTGAAGGAGCACTTCTCGCAGGGCCACAAGGTCGTCAAGACGACCAATTCAGGCGGCTCGCTCACCGCGCTGCCGATCATCGAGACGCTTGAGGGTGAGGTCTCGGCCTACATCCCCACCAACGTCATCTCGATCACCGACGGCCAGATCTACCTCCAGCCCGACCTCTTCTTCGCCGGCGTCCGCCCGGCCATCGACGTCGGCATCAGCGTCTCACGCGTGGGCGGCAAGGCCCAGATCGGCGCGATGCGCAAGGTCGCCGGCGGCCTCCGCCTCGACCTGGCCGCATTCCGCGAGCTGGAAGCCTTCGCGCAGCTCGGTACCGAGCTGGACAAGGCCACGCAGCTCCAGCTCGACCGCGGCTACCGCATGGTCGAGCTGCTGAAGCAGCCGCAGTACCAGCCGCTCAACGCCGTCGACCAGGCGATGAGCATCTACGCCGGCTCGGAGGGCTTCCTCGACGAAGTCCCGATCAAGGACGTCCAGCGGTTCGAACGGGAGTTCCTCCATTTCGTCCGCGACGCCAAGCCCGCGCTCCGCGAGCAACTGCTCAAGGAGAAGAAGTTCAACGACCAGATCATCTCGGAGCTGAAGGCCGCCCTGAACGAGTTCAAGGCAGCCTTCCGCCCCACTGCCGTCCTGGTGAAGACCGCCGCCGTCGCGGCGGTCTGA
- the atpH gene encoding ATP synthase F1 subunit delta, translating into MTETAPEVYHRTILDDAAPELTRNYAEALVNVAQNGDDASALLDELDELVADIFVANRRFASMLSSPALSTSDKDRILSETFGGRASDTLTRFLRVLNQHGRLDLLGPVSRKARAILDGRLNRRPVSIRSAVALDESQQSALYDRLAAMLGATPVLSLAVDPSLIGGLVIQVGDDVYDASVKSRLEKLRQGLIEGKTHEISSRRDHFSHSA; encoded by the coding sequence ATGACCGAGACCGCCCCCGAGGTCTACCACCGCACCATCCTCGACGATGCGGCGCCCGAGCTGACACGCAACTACGCCGAGGCCCTGGTCAACGTCGCGCAGAACGGGGATGACGCCTCGGCGCTGCTCGACGAGCTCGACGAGCTGGTGGCCGACATCTTCGTGGCCAACCGCCGGTTCGCCTCCATGCTCAGCTCACCGGCCCTGTCGACGAGCGACAAGGACCGGATCCTGTCGGAGACGTTCGGCGGTCGCGCCTCGGACACACTGACCAGGTTCCTCCGGGTGCTCAACCAGCACGGCCGGCTGGACCTGCTCGGCCCCGTCTCGCGCAAGGCCAGGGCGATCCTCGACGGCCGGCTCAATCGCCGCCCGGTCTCGATCCGCTCGGCCGTCGCGCTGGACGAGTCGCAGCAGTCGGCCTTGTATGACCGGCTGGCCGCGATGCTGGGCGCCACACCCGTGCTGAGCCTGGCCGTCGACCCCTCGCTGATCGGCGGCCTGGTGATCCAGGTCGGCGACGACGTCTACGACGCCTCGGTCAAAAGTCGACTTGAGAAACTCAGGCAGGGCCTGATCGAAGGGAAGACGCATGAAATTTCGAGCCGACGAGATCACTTCAGTCATTCAGCGTGA
- the atpF gene encoding F0F1 ATP synthase subunit B has translation MSRLSNLALALMLLGVALAPARPARAQAADGHSPAAIAKHASDEVAHAEATAHTAVAEHAAAAEAKSPNILAVQLPLAVWTAVVFLGLLAVLGKFAWKPLMTAMHQREEHLEHVLLDTEKARNASEQLLLEHKRLMDQVAQQHQAILVKARQEAEVVANDIVQKAQAEAEASKVRAQRDISTARDEALDQIWTKTADLAVSVAGKVLSRSIGDDDHRRLVEMATNELPAANGHGGHS, from the coding sequence ATGTCCCGGCTCTCGAACCTGGCGCTCGCGCTGATGCTGCTCGGCGTGGCCCTGGCGCCGGCCCGACCGGCCCGGGCGCAGGCCGCCGACGGGCACTCGCCGGCCGCGATCGCCAAGCACGCCTCCGACGAGGTCGCCCACGCCGAGGCCACGGCCCACACCGCCGTCGCCGAACACGCCGCCGCCGCCGAGGCCAAGTCGCCCAATATCCTCGCCGTGCAGCTCCCGCTGGCCGTCTGGACCGCCGTCGTCTTCCTCGGCCTGCTCGCCGTCCTCGGCAAGTTCGCCTGGAAGCCGCTGATGACCGCCATGCACCAGCGCGAGGAGCACCTCGAACACGTCCTGCTGGACACCGAAAAGGCCCGCAACGCCAGCGAGCAGCTGCTCCTCGAGCACAAGCGGCTCATGGACCAGGTTGCCCAGCAGCACCAGGCCATCCTCGTCAAGGCCCGCCAGGAGGCCGAGGTCGTCGCCAACGACATCGTCCAGAAGGCCCAGGCCGAGGCCGAGGCGTCCAAGGTCCGTGCCCAGCGCGACATCAGCACGGCCCGCGACGAGGCCCTCGACCAGATCTGGACCAAGACCGCCGACCTGGCCGTCTCGGTCGCCGGCAAGGTCCTCTCCCGGTCGATCGGCGACGACGACCATCGCCGGCTCGTCGAGATGGCCACGAATGAGCTGCCCGCAGCCAACGGCCATGGGGGCCACTCATGA
- the atpE gene encoding ATP synthase F0 subunit C, with the protein MKLVKTAALAIVSLALMQAQVMAQATAGTAAVVAYPFSDLRALAVGLVIIGAAAGIGGLTKAAVESMARQPETASNIQTAMIISAALIEGVTFFALIIIGFILAG; encoded by the coding sequence ATGAAACTCGTGAAGACCGCCGCCCTCGCCATCGTCTCCCTCGCCTTGATGCAGGCCCAGGTCATGGCCCAGGCCACCGCCGGCACCGCCGCCGTGGTCGCGTATCCGTTCTCCGACCTCCGCGCCCTGGCCGTCGGCCTGGTCATCATCGGCGCCGCGGCCGGCATCGGCGGCCTGACCAAGGCGGCCGTCGAGAGCATGGCCCGCCAGCCCGAGACCGCCTCCAACATCCAGACGGCCATGATCATCTCGGCCGCGCTGATCGAAGGCGTCACGTTCTTCGCCCTGATCATCATCGGCTTCATCCTGGCCGGTTGA
- the atpB gene encoding F0F1 ATP synthase subunit A, with protein sequence MAEGHSHNPLDHVIDHNSIELPFWDIQLPNVLGLQITRFMVMELLAAVLIALIVIPLARHIARSPVTRGPIKNLFETLLLFVRDQVARPAIGGHDADKYVPYLWTLFFFVLTCNLLGMVPGGASATGNINVTAVLAVMTLGTVILAGSRAMGPVGFWVGIVPHLDVPALLKPPLWGLMFLIEVAGLFIRHIVLAVRLFANMMAGHIVLAVILGFILVVEHSNLFAVVMPASIVGSVALSLLELFVAFLQAYIFTFLSALFIGSAVHPH encoded by the coding sequence ATGGCCGAAGGTCACAGCCACAACCCGCTCGACCACGTCATCGACCATAACTCGATCGAGCTGCCGTTCTGGGACATCCAACTCCCGAATGTCCTCGGCCTGCAGATCACCCGGTTCATGGTGATGGAACTGCTGGCGGCGGTGCTCATCGCCCTCATCGTCATCCCGCTGGCGCGTCATATCGCGCGGTCGCCGGTGACCCGGGGGCCGATCAAGAATCTCTTCGAGACGCTGCTCCTGTTCGTGCGGGACCAGGTGGCCAGGCCGGCCATCGGCGGCCACGACGCCGACAAGTACGTCCCGTATCTCTGGACGCTCTTCTTCTTCGTCCTGACTTGCAACCTGCTGGGCATGGTCCCCGGCGGGGCGTCGGCCACGGGCAATATCAACGTCACGGCCGTGCTGGCCGTCATGACGCTGGGCACCGTGATCCTGGCGGGCAGCCGGGCGATGGGGCCCGTCGGCTTCTGGGTCGGCATCGTGCCGCACCTGGACGTCCCGGCCCTGCTCAAGCCGCCGCTCTGGGGCCTGATGTTCCTGATCGAGGTGGCGGGCCTGTTCATCCGGCACATCGTGCTGGCCGTCAGGCTCTTCGCCAACATGATGGCCGGGCACATCGTGCTGGCGGTCATCCTGGGCTTCATCCTGGTGGTGGAGCACAGCAATCTGTTCGCGGTGGTGATGCCGGCGAGCATCGTCGGCTCGGTGGCCCTGAGCCTGCTCGAACTCTTCGTCGCGTTCCTCCAGGCCTACATCTTCACCTTCCTGTCGGCGTTGTTCATCGGCTCGGCGGTGCACCCGCACTGA
- a CDS encoding AtpZ/AtpI family protein, with protein MPEPIRRSSLSVGMDWASRVTTIGLEFSLPALAGVALDRWLGIKPWGVLVGFALGFAVGMAHLLKIAKTGIGPGADDRPA; from the coding sequence ATGCCGGAACCGATCCGCCGCTCGTCCTTGTCTGTCGGCATGGACTGGGCCTCCCGGGTGACCACGATCGGGCTGGAGTTCAGTCTCCCGGCCCTGGCCGGCGTCGCTCTGGACCGGTGGCTGGGCATTAAGCCCTGGGGCGTGCTCGTCGGTTTCGCCCTCGGCTTTGCCGTCGGCATGGCCCATCTGCTCAAGATCGCCAAGACTGGGATCGGGCCCGGAGCCGACGACCGGCCGGCCTGA
- a CDS encoding DUF4912 domain-containing protein, whose product MTVESLKDSNKKVLARMAKDQGIVGWHAMRKDQLIRALSLPPSASRIEGSKPADREKPKPKAASSTRRPAASQATSLATRPLAVFPPRALDHAAVKDRIVAMVRDPYWLHVHWELSRSTLARAQAALGQDWHGARPILRVFDVTSEDTTSASERHLRDIEIHGGVNNWYIDVTTPPRSFRIDIGYLSRRGKFFVLARSNVVSTPKAGVTDHLDENWASVQEQFQKIYNQSGGPNGSGVSNDLRELFEERLRRPMYNPSVQGLGTAGLLLSRGFHFELDAELIVYGSTEPTARVTLQGEHVPVRPDGTFTVRFSMPDARQIIPAVATSVDGVEERTIVLAVERNTKELEPMIHDGNEA is encoded by the coding sequence ATGACCGTCGAATCTTTGAAGGACAGTAACAAGAAGGTCCTGGCCCGGATGGCCAAGGACCAGGGGATCGTCGGATGGCACGCGATGCGTAAGGATCAATTGATCCGTGCGCTCAGCCTGCCGCCGTCGGCGTCGCGCATCGAAGGAAGTAAACCGGCCGATCGCGAGAAGCCGAAGCCCAAGGCGGCTTCGTCCACGCGCCGACCCGCTGCGTCGCAGGCGACCTCGCTGGCGACCCGGCCCCTGGCGGTCTTCCCCCCCAGGGCGCTGGACCATGCCGCCGTGAAGGATCGGATCGTGGCGATGGTCCGCGACCCGTACTGGCTCCACGTCCACTGGGAGCTGAGCCGGTCAACCCTGGCTCGGGCGCAGGCCGCCCTGGGGCAGGATTGGCATGGCGCCCGGCCAATCCTGCGCGTCTTCGACGTGACCAGCGAGGACACCACCAGCGCCAGCGAGCGGCACCTCCGGGACATCGAGATCCACGGCGGGGTCAACAACTGGTACATCGACGTGACGACGCCGCCCCGGTCCTTCCGGATCGACATCGGCTACCTGTCGAGGCGCGGCAAGTTCTTCGTCCTGGCCCGGTCCAACGTGGTGAGCACCCCCAAGGCGGGCGTGACCGACCACCTGGATGAGAACTGGGCGAGCGTCCAGGAGCAGTTCCAGAAGATCTACAACCAGTCGGGCGGGCCCAACGGCTCGGGGGTCTCCAACGACCTTCGCGAGCTGTTCGAGGAACGCCTGCGACGTCCCATGTACAACCCGTCTGTGCAGGGCCTGGGCACGGCCGGCCTGCTGCTCTCCCGTGGCTTCCACTTTGAACTGGATGCCGAGCTGATCGTCTACGGCTCGACGGAGCCGACGGCCCGCGTCACCTTGCAGGGCGAGCACGTCCCTGTGCGTCCCGACGGCACGTTCACCGTCCGTTTCAGCATGCCCGACGCACGCCAGATTATCCCTGCCGTGGCGACGAGCGTGGACGGGGTCGAGGAGCGGACGATCGTCCTGGCCGTCGAGCGTAACACGAAGGAACTCGAGCCGATGATCCACGACGGCAATGAGGCCTGA